In one Cryptococcus deuterogattii R265 chromosome 11, complete sequence genomic region, the following are encoded:
- a CDS encoding 50S small subunit ribosomal protein L7: MAAQSVRSFTASASRVSLKRAAPVCRHASTKAAVQQDEWSLPDIHLGPTHASRYSQHYNNTLASDVMYMTYSHRLSQRPTKPEILQPPQTPYEANRARPPIMRGNRAVRTKTTEVTPATVPKLESIIVHTMVKEAIGNKNSLLSAIAALRAISGETPNGAGRKGSSGVQVITAKKSAASWKLREGMPVAVKVELKGEAMYDFIQSLVDFVLPRLRDFSGVPLPPASTPKSSPASLAGVVSFGFGPTAMSFFPQIEANTDAYPKMHGFHVFFKTNLTGENAQEHARTLVSGFRIPFHRR; encoded by the coding sequence ATGGCTGCCCAATCTGTTCGCTCCTTTACCGCCTCAGCGTCCCGAGTTTCTCTTAAGAGAGCCGCCCCCGTATGCCGTCATGCGTCAACCAAGGCCGCAGTGCAACAAGACGAATGGTCTCTTCCCGACATTCACCTCGGTCCCACCCATGCCTCTCGATACTCCCAGCATTACAACAACACTCTCGCTTCCGATGTCATGTACATGACCTATTCCCATCGACTCTCCCAGCGCCCAACCAAACCTGAAATTCTCCAGCCGCCTCAAACACCTTACGAGGCAAACCGTGCCCGACCGCCCATCATGAGGGGTAACCGTGCCGTCCGAACCAAGACAACCGAGGTCACACCGGCGACCGTCCCCAAACTCGAGTCTATTATTGTCCATACCATGGTGAAGGAAGCCATCGGCAACAAaaactctcttctttcagctATCGCCGCTCTTCGCGCCATCTCTGGGGAGACTCCTAACGGAGCAGGTCGTAAAGGTTCATCCGGTGTCCAGGTCATCACTGCTAAAAAGTCTGCGGCTTCCTGGAAGCTCAGAGAGGGAATGCCTGTCGCTGTCAAGGTCGAGCTCAAGGGTGAAGCCATGTACGACTTCATCCAATCCCTCGTTGACTTTGTCCTTCCCCGTTTGCGAGATTTCTCGGGtgtccctcttccccctgCTTCTACACCCAAGAGTTCTCCGGCTAGCTTAGCTGGCGTTGTGTCTTTTGGCTTTGGACCTACCGCTATGAGTTTTTTCCCTCAGATTGAGGCCAACACCGATGCCTATCCCAAAATGCACGGTTTCCATGTCTTTTTCAAGACCAATCTCACAGGGGAAAACGCTCAAGAGCACGCGAGGACATTGGTTAGTGGATTTAGAATACCTTTCCACAGGAGATAG